The Drosophila subobscura isolate 14011-0131.10 chromosome A, UCBerk_Dsub_1.0, whole genome shotgun sequence genome includes the window CTTCGTGTGCTTTGGCTGCCTTCGGCTGATCGCTGTCGTCAGTTGAGCCGGAGCTTGCTCTCTCTGGGACAACGGTCGGCCGTCATAGTGCGCAAGGTTTTTGCGTGAAAGGTGAGGCAGTACCACAAATCGCTCACTTAACAGGTCGCCAAATGTTTTTTGATACAAGTGCACGCgcgtgacacacacacacaaacgcagcTCGCTGAGCGGGAGAGCAAGCCTGGGTCATGGCCGCATCATGGGAAAAGGGTTACGGCCACTGAGAGGCGCACTCTCCCACAGCGTCACCGCCAGCCAGCGTCTTGGGTTTTGGTCTTAGCCTACGCGGCAAACTTGTATTCAATTCGTTCGCACTATCGACGacgcagcagagcagcggacACCAGCAGCGTAGCGCGCAGcgggaacggaacggagcgaaacgaaacggcaGCAACCGAACGGGGTTCAATAGTGAAAATAGATTCCGTAGTTTAGGCACAGACAGAGGCGCAGGGCAGGTGCGCTGCTTTGGCTGATAAGATAACCAACTGATGTCCAGAAAAGCAAACACTGCCTGAAGCATTGATTCAatctattttcattttcgttttcgttttgtcaatttccatttcatttgccgTGCAGACGCAGAACCGCAAGCAGCAAGagaccaagcagcagcaccaccaccatgaACTCATCATCGGCACGCATTCAATTCAAGGCGCTGAAGGGATTTCCGGGCAGTGCCGCCGATAAGATCGAAACTCGAGCGTTTCTCGACGCCGCCCTAGAGATAGTGACAGTTATAGGTGATACCAGCgtaacagacacacaaaacaaaccagATACAAATTATTTGTAAGCAATTATTTACAATCTTAATTtgttcttctcttctctttttttttgggtggcagAGAGCTTTGGCAAGTTATTTACGCCCGTGATTAACGACATGAATGGAAATATAAATGTAAGTGTAACTCCCTCCCCCTCCGCCTCCCaccaacttcaacttcaacggcaacgtttgtgtttcttttgtgttAGAAACTAAGCAAAGTTTATGGCGAGAATGTGCTGAAACATCATTATCTGGAGGATATGATCGTACTCAATGTGAAGGCCGAGAACGTGGCGCCCAATGCACTGCTCTGGCTGAAGCGCGGCCTGCTGTTGATCTGCATTTTCTTTGAGAACATTTACAACGATGCCCAGCGGCAGGAGCCGCTCAAGCAGCATCTGCAGAATGCCTACGAGCGCACACTGAAGCCCTATCATGGCTTCATAGTGCAGAGCACGATTAAGGTGAGTCAGGGGCGGAGGATAACACAAAATGGCACAGCTAATGGTTGATCTTTGCAGATCATTTACGCCTGGGTGCCCACACGCAGTCAGCTGATTGGACAGGGTGAGGATCAGGAGGAGAATCTTGTGGTTTTGGCCGATTACTTGCCCACCATGCGGGCACAAATGGACAAGATCGATGCCCTGCTCAAGGCACACAATCTAGACGAGGTTCCGCGCTAAATGGATGGCTTCAAGGGCACATCAGTCAACAGTCAATAGTCAATAGTTGCATCCTAGCTTGTAgcttacttttattttatttcgtattGGAGGGAGGCCTCAATAAACCTCAGAAGCTTAGGCCACGCGCGGCATCCTCCGCTGCTTCTCCTTTCTGCGATGCTCCCTGAAATCCGCCAGCTGTCGATTCGTCTCCACCATCTCGAGCCGAATGTTGTGGCACAGAATTGCAATTACCTCGAGGCcaatcagcaccagcaccgcaTAGGACATGTAGTGCGGCCAGAGGTAGAGGCTGTCCACTGGCAGAGACAGGCGCAGGTAGACCATGGACGGAAACAGCACACACGGCGTCACtgtcaacagcagccacatggAGGCATGCTCTGGTCGCAGATTCACCACAAAGGCACCATACAAACGCACCGCCTCCGAGCCCATGGCCAGCACATAGGCGACCAGCATGGCCGCCGTATCCAAGCTCCACAGCTCGTCCATCTGCAAAGGGAGTTTTCGTTGAGTTGTGCTGAAGTCTACTCGCCCCGGACTTACCTGTATGAAAATGTGTAATAAATAGTTGAGGCCCCACAATGCGGACACATAAACATTCGCCTCCAGCAGCATTTGAAGCACCAGACAGGACTGCAGTTCAACGGCTTGAAACATTTTAGCGGACAGCAAAACAACTGCAGAGGTTCGGCAGGAACGCAACTTGCTTTGAGCTTCGCTTTTCAGACTGCGTGACAGCTGGCctactgttttttttttggagctCCTCCGTCCGAGTGACGAGTAGAACGTTATTTTcatgaatttccatttgttgtcGCTTGCCAGAGTTGCCAGGGCTACCAGGGGTGACTGGCCAGAagccgcctgctgcagcacgCGGCTGAGTCATCGATTAAAGTGTGGCTTAAAGGGGGGAAGACAGCGACAACTTTCACGCACAAAAAACCACTCGAACAACAAGCAAATAGAAGCCCAATTGACTCCACCAAAGCCACGCTTACACCACGTCCAATATCGTAACATTTCATGGCCACAAACTGATCTCAGAATTGCATCTAAAAATCGAAATCTCTAAACGAATTTTTGTACACAAGTCCCCCAAAAAGTAGTTTGTAAGCCAACAAGGCCACATGATGGGCTATAAAGATGTCTTTTAGGCTATAAGAAGTCATTGCTGTCGTTTgtaattggaaaataaattgtatgttCCTAGCCAAACAGTGCCCCAAAGGGAGCTGGCAACAGTTGTAGAGTTGGGAAGAgcgtttcagttttgtttacAGAGATTCGATGCGTTGATGAAGGATAATGCTGCTACCATTAGTGCGGCACACTCGTATTGATGGCCGACTCCAGTGCGGTGACTGCAAAATAACGAAAGAAACATTCAATAAAAACCAAGCAATAATCCCCTGCGTTCCCTCACTGCACTTACGATAGCTATGATCATGCTTGTAGACCAAATTATTGAGTATTTCGGCCAGCGTTTGATGGCAGCGTATGTAagtcatttcaatttccacaACCTGATTGAGCGCCAGGTACTGCAGACACTTGGCATTGCCctcgtcatcgccatcgccatcgccatcgctgGACACATCGAGCGCGAGAGGATGCGCATCGGCCAGgtagctggagcagctggtcCATTCCATGTCCAGCACAAATACCAAATGGAAGAGCTGCTCGAGGGCAATGCGAAAGGCGGCAGCCTCATCGTTCAGCAGACAGTGGCTGGACAACTGGCGCATGTATTGCTCATGCAGCGTGCTCAGCTCACGGATGTTGCGGCACTTGTCGATTTGCGGCTCAAACTGTTGGCTCACCACCTGCATAATGTGCGTGTGCAGACTGTTGTTCAGATACATTAGCCAGAAGCGTAGAATCTCCAGGCGGCGCACGGTGAGGCCGAGCAGATCCAACGGCGCGTATATGTCGCGTCGTGGACGTCGAATGAAAACCATATTCTCCAGCTTCCAGGCGGCCCACTTGACCTTGAGCATCAAGCGCCACACGGAGTTGTAGGTCTGCAAATTCGCTGGCGTCACAATCCGCTGCACATGCTCGAACAAATCAAACTCCAGCTCGATGGCCTCCACAGCCTCGTACACCTTGGAGGAGCTGGCTTGCATCTGGGAAATAATGCGAACTATGGCGCGTCCCGCCATATCCCCATACTGTGGCAACAGCAGATCGTACAGCTCCATGTTAAGCAGCGGCACTTGGGCCCAGCTCGCACCCGCCTCGATTTCGCGAAAGAGTTTCGTGTAGTAGGGACGCAGCAGATGGTCGGCCTCGAGCAGGAGAACGTGCCGCAGGAAGCGCACACTCTCGCCCAGCTCAAGCTCCACTTTGATGGCTTGGACGGCAAACTGATTGGCCAGCGACTGGCGACGCAGCAGAATCTCCTTGAGCGCCTCCGAGAGCACATCCTTTAGCTGCAGTTGCGTGATGCGCTCGAGTCGCTGCAGCACTTCGACCGCCCCAGCCGGCGGCGGACGTCGTTGTGGCTGGCGCTGcctctcccgctcctgctgcttcttccgCACCGACTGGGTGAGCAGTGACAGGAGATCTGTATTCTTGATGTCCTCCACGCTGCTTAGAAGCTGCTCCTCAAAGGCCAACTGCTCCGAGGGCTCCTGCCCCGTGTGACTGTTCGCCAGCTGTGTGTCCCCTGCTGTCTCTCCGTACACGCGCAGCTGAACAAAGAGCTGAGCGTGCAGCTCGTCGTAGAAGCGCGAACGTATCTCATTGGTGGTGGCCAGCATGTCGCCGAGCAGATTGACGCTTGCCAGCAGATCCTGCGTCTCACTGGACGTCAGTGAATgctcgaggagcagctggtAGAAGGGACATCCCTGCAGTTTCTTGAATATCTGACGATTCTCAGCGCTTTCCTGCTCGCCCAGCTGCCGCTGACGTATGAGCACTCTGCCGTCCCACGACTCGTCGCTGGCAGCATCCTCACCCTGGGGCATCCAACGCTCCACGATGAACTGGGACTGGCGATCCTCGAGCTTTGCGCGACGCCACCAGCCGTCGAAGATGTTGCAGTAGGTATTCAGCgaaaccagcagcagggcaatgGCCAGCTTCTGGTGCGGCTTGTGCATGCGCGTCTGCTGGTAAAGCTGCGACAGCAGATAGGCGCACCTTAGATGCGGCGGCCCCGATGGGAGGACAGCCGTGCTGGACAAGTagcgcagcagctggagcatgCGAAAGTGTTTGTGCATGTGGCGGATAAATTGAATGAGCGACACGTGCTCCTCGTTGAGCACACGCTCCTCGTAGGCAAGCAGCGACCGCTTGATGGGTTGCAACAGATCGCGCAGGCCATTGGCAAAGCATTCCAGAGTGCCGATTATGTGCTGCCCGTTGTGGCGCAGTGTCAGCTTGTCTATGGTCTGACGCAGTTGCCACATGTCCGCCAGGGCAGGCAACAGTTCCGATTCCAGCGCGGCTTTTAGGCCATCCTGCAAGCcaagagatagaaagagataGCTAGCTGTTTGAGCAGAGGCATGTGCCGTTATCCGCTTACCGCTGTCACACTGCAAATGCTCACATTTGGGCGCACACGAATGACGCATCGCTGCTTGTCCACCTCAAAGAAGCAACAGCTAACGGGACTAATGAACATGAAGATAATCTCACGCAGCAAGCAGCGCTCAGTGGTAGTGTTGGGCAGCGGATGCTGCACAAGGCCCAGCGACTGCTTGTTGAGAAATTGCACATGGCTGATGGCAAAATTGGACAGTGGATCGCTGTCGGGTGGCTTGGTGTGGATGTGTATGTCCTGTCGCCACCAATGTGAGTGGATCTGCTggggcagcagcttctcgtCGCGCACGCACGGCGTGTGTTGGGTATAGAGCTTGGGCGGCtcaagcggcggcagcggtaTAAAATTGCTGCGCCTTATCTCCTCCAGTGGAGCCACGAGGGCGAGATTGACGGGCGCATTTATGTGAAAGGATTGGCCGGATGTGCCTGACCTTGCAGACTCTGGCACGTAGGTTTGCTCCACGCGCAGCTTGACGTTTTCCATGGCGTCTTCGTAGACACGGGCCATGTCCTTTGGCTTTAGCGTGGTCTTCGACTCCTCTGGACAGTCCACAGAGCCACTAGTCTCATGCACATCGCTCTCCTCGGATTGTTCCTGCAGGGCAAGAGCTCCTTTAAGTGGATTTAATATGGCATACGGCTGCAGCCTCCACTTACCTCCTGCGAGTCCGAGCTGTCCGCAGGCGTTTGCCACTCCAGAAAATCCTCGCTGAGCAGCTTCAGCCAGTCGGTGTCCGCCTCGAGGCTGTTGGACGCAACGTCCTTTGAGTTGGAGGCGTTATCGCATGCTTTGACGGCAGCCAGTGCTGAGAGGCGGCACTGATCCATCTGTTGGCGATTCCGACGCACATTTTGTATAGGCGCGTTGGTCATGCTGAGCATAAAATCAAGCACAGACCACTGCACGTCTGTCTGAGGGTGATCCTGCCAGACGGGATCTTCGACCAGTTGCGTGCTCAGCTCCTTGATGGCTTCGCCAAAGGGTGCCATATTTTCCTCCTGGAAACGTTTCACCAAATCGTCGCGCGCCTGCGTCACCTCGTGACTTGTCGTGCTCATGTAGCTGGAGTGGCGTATATGCTTCCTGGCAATCTGCTCCAtcttccgctgctgctttgcaGTGATCTGACCACAGGGGAAGAAGAGAATTTTGATATTGTTATTGGCAGCCGACATGGACGCTTCAGACTTACATTGGGCCCAGCCACGCTCTTGATTAGTTTCTGCAAATGTTCGGAAATGAGTGCATTGCGCGTATCCGCCGACATGTTTGCAGTTGGCTTCTTGTCGCACATTTTGTATGCGAACAACgaacaaatataaacaaattggCGCGGCGCCTGCACTTTGGTGGATAACCAgctgtttccttttttcaCCACTCAAACCGTTATAGATTGCAGTGTGTACACTCGTTCATtgatattaataaatataatactTAATTGCTTGTATGTTACTTATTAAtgtataattaattgcttATTATCAGTTGgccacttttgtttgttttccataaacaattatttcgCTCGCTCTGTTTGAAAACAGCTGGCTGCAGAGGGACTGCAACTATCGATAGCATTTGTAACGATAATTGCAAAAGTCATGCAAGCAACTAAGtgtgttttcttatttttaataGAATTCTAGTGCAGCAATTAAGAATAATTAAAATCTCTCATATTGAATGCACATGCTTCACTTCACTCAATGtgaaatatacatttatttgtatttactcAACAATCGATAGATAGGCATTGCGGTATCGTATCAGTGTGACCATACAGACACAGAACTCTGAAACTTTGAATTCTCGAGAAGATTATGTCCACAGAAGAAGCCGTCGTGTATCCCACTTATGTGATACTTGGCTCTGGTGGCCACACGGCCGAGATGTGCAGGATCACCAAGgccctgctccagcagcagcgggcaaaAGACAGCGACAAGTACCAGCCAATTCGCTTTGTCGCTGCCAACAATGATGAGACCTCGGATCGTCAACTGCTCGCCGTTCTGGGTGACTCCGGCACTGATAGCCTCCTACGTGTGCCACGGAGTCGCAACGTAGGCCAAAGCTGGCTAAGCAGCGTCTTCACCATCATCTACGCGCTgctctggagctgctggctcATCTGGCGCGACCGGCCGCAGCTGGTGCTCTGCAATGGTCCCGGCACCTGTGTGCCCTACTGCTATGCTGCCTACATGTGGCGTCTGCTCGGCCGCCTGCCCGCCCACAGTCGCATTGTGTTCGTGGAGAGCTTCTGCCGCGTGGAGACGCTCTCGCTAAGCggtcgtctgctgctgccgctggtggaCATGTTCGTGGTGCATTGGCCCGCACTGACCAAACGCTACGAGGATCGCCCCAATCTCCGCTACTTCGGAAGACTCTTTTAGCTTGTGGTTTCTTCTTCTGGCTTGTGTGGCTTGTTGCTTTAATTGAGGTACGTCGGAACATAACAAAAATGCTTCTGGGGATGAATAAAACAGAAATGATCGAAAAGCGCTTAACATTcaacgtgtgtgtgcgtgtgtgtgtgtgtgtgtgtgtgtgtgtgtgtgtgtgtgtgtgtgtgtgtgtgtgtgtgtgtgtgtgtgtgggttgattaatgattaattgtttatgttttataaTAATAGGATAACAATTAGTTATAGCTTGCCCTCGCAGAGGCTGCGATGTGCATCCAGCTGATGGCCAAGCAACTCCCGGCCGCACTTGGGGCACGAAATTGTTTTCTTGAACAGACTGCGCTGCCGCAGCTGGCGCGGCGTTggctcctcctcgctgcttAGATTGAGCGGCGCTATCTCCGCCTCGGTGTAGCCAGCGTCGCGCAGCACTTGCTTCGAGGAGCCACGGCTGCGGGCTGCTCTGGAATTGCCTGAAGTTACTGTCGCGGTGGGAGCTGCTGCCGATGGTCGCGCCTTTGACTTGGGCTTGAAGGATGGCGGCTCCACTTTGTTGGTAATGAAGCAGCCCTCGAAATGATTCGATAGCTGCGAGCGTTTGATGCTGTTGAAGCAAATGGGACAGGTGACAATGTCGTTGTTTAAGTTGTTCTCGGAACGCGAGCCAGTCGCCACGACATCGTTCTGCAGCTGAAACTCCGCCAGCAGCGTGTCCGTTCCGAACAAATCATCGATGACGGATTGATCGGCCAGCTCGGTGGCTGCTATGAGGCTGCTATCCAgatcctcctgctgcccatCATCGTACTCATCGTCGATCATTATAATGTCATCGTCACCAAAGTCCTTGGACTCATCGAACATGACCTCCTGCTTGATCTTGCGTGTGAGCTCCTGGCTGCTTGTgacgttgccgctgccgctgccatagCCACTCTTCGGCCGtacgctgcctctgcctctgtcgccGTCACTCTCCTCATCGCTGCTCAGAAGCAGAACTGTGGGCGTCATATTCTGCGCCACCatcacatcatcatcgtaGGACTCCCAGGCTATCATGGGGCTGTCTTCGTCGGGGCTGTGGGAGCGCTTACGAGTGCTCTGCTTGGGCTCctccttggctgctgctggcacattCCCGAAACGCTTCTGGCGAATGTTGCGCACAAAATCGGCATCGTGGGCCGAGCCTGCGGCAGCTGTGGCACCCTTCGAGCTGGTCAAAGTGTAGCCCTGACCGCCTAAGAAGTGCTCCTTGACCCCTGCGCCAGGGTTCTCCTGCTCATCCGCGCTCTTGTCGAGATCCGAGATGCTCCTGATCTTCGATTTGGGCATGCCAAATGGATTGTTACTCTGTCCCGGGTATGAGGTGGGCGGCACGCCGCTCACCAAATTATCCAGCAATCCACTGGCAACACTCGGCACTGTGGCCTGCTTTTTGGCTGGCGGATTGCCGATAAAGTTGCGTATGTCCCCGCTGCCGGACGTCTCCTTCTTGACCGTGGCCTTGGGCACTGGCTTCTCCGCCTTGGCCTTCTGCTGTGGCTTGCGTTTCTCTGGCTCGCTGACCTTTTGAAAGGATCCACTGCAGTCGCGCGTATGCTTCTCCCACCACTGATCGTTTGGGCCGGGAGCACGGTTCGCGGTGCGCCTCACATAGCCATGGAACGGCGGACGATTCTGGCAGATGCCCGTGCAGCGCCACACGTGTGTCTTGTACCGCGCGACCTCATCGTGGAAGTTGTGGTAGACGCTGATGTTGGTGCCCGCCACCTGGTTGATGGTGTTCATAATCCGCTTGAAGTTCGGACCATGTCCGCCGTTTCCCTCGCGTATGTTCAGCATGTAGCAGTAGGCATGGATCATTTCGTGCTGCAAAGAGAACAACATGCCAGAGGGTGAGGGCTAAGGCGCTGCTCAGGCTTTCCAGCGGGACTCACCAGCAGCGTTTCAACTAGATCCTTGCGTGGACGCAGCTTGAGCAGCGGCTCGCTCAGCCGTATGGTAATTTCCTTTGTGTATCGATTGCTGCGGAGATAGCAGATGCCGGCGCACGAGAACATGCGCTTGCTCCACTCCAAGACGACGCTGCCCAGTCGGTCCTGGAAAAACTTCTCGTTGAAGCGCACAAACATGGAGAAGATGTTGGGCGTGGGGTCGAGCACTTCCCACTCGGCGTGCACCAAATTGCTCGTCTGATTCAGGTAATCCTTGCCCATACTATCAGAGCGAGTCATGCGGTGCAGCGGCGAGCTCTTGGCCAACGCATTCTAAGgttgtttcaattaaaaacaaatcgcTTCAATAGCTGCAGCCCTTACCGCCTGTTTGGTTGGATAAACAAATTGGAGGCTGTCGTCCAGGTCGGTGGGCTCATCGGGACGCTGCTTCTGTTCCTCTTCCTGCAGACGGAGAGCAAATAGATAGTCGGCTTCCTCATCTGCTGTCTTTTTGGCTTGCTGCGTTGTAAGTTGTAGTTGAATATTCAGCAATTTTCTCATACATTTTCACTTTGCGCTGAAACTTACCAGCTGACTCTGCTTTTCCACGGCCTCTTCTCCGTTCAGTCTACGGCTTAGACGTTGGGCGAACAGAAAGTCGCTGTCTTCGGACATCGTTAACACAAATGcagcagtgctgctgctcaataTTTCTTTCAATCTTACGCAGTTcttcaaaaaatgttttttggccGCGAATTGGCGCTTTACCTCGGCGGTGTGCCCGTTTcgggaaagaaagaaaacgtATAGTCGCAGTGCGCTTGGTATGTACTAAAAATACCGCAAAAAAAAGACGAAAACCAAGAAAATGAGTTTCCCAATTTTTACTTTCCAGTGACTTTGAATATGTGATCAATTTGGTGcacgaaattaatttacacAAGGCCTACTTATGGCTTACCACTTAAATTCACGAGGACTGGGCCAAAACTAAGTGGGACTGCACAGCACTGTCCCTAAAGGTTTTTTACCGTTATGAAAGATGGCGTTGCGACGAAAGAGC containing:
- the LOC117903322 gene encoding pleckstrin homology domain-containing family A member 8; amino-acid sequence: MNSSSARIQFKALKGFPGSAADKIETRAFLDAALEIVTVIESFGKLFTPVINDMNGNINKLSKVYGENVLKHHYLEDMIVLNVKAENVAPNALLWLKRGLLLICIFFENIYNDAQRQEPLKQHLQNAYERTLKPYHGFIVQSTIKIIYAWVPTRSQLIGQGEDQEENLVVLADYLPTMRAQMDKIDALLKAHNLDEVPR
- the LOC117903321 gene encoding uncharacterized protein LOC117903321; protein product: MKITFYSSLGRRSSKKKTVGQLSRSLKSEAQSKLRSCRTSAVVLLSAKMFQAVELQSCLVLQMLLEANVYVSALWGLNYLLHIFIQMDELWSLDTAAMLVAYVLAMGSEAVRLYGAFVVNLRPEHASMWLLLTVTPCVLFPSMVYLRLSLPVDSLYLWPHYMSYAVLVLIGLEVIAILCHNIRLEMVETNRQLADFREHRRKEKQRRMPRVA
- the LOC117903319 gene encoding uncharacterized protein LOC117903319; its protein translation is MCDKKPTANMSADTRNALISEHLQKLIKSVAGPNITAKQQRKMEQIARKHIRHSSYMSTTSHEVTQARDDLVKRFQEENMAPFGEAIKELSTQLVEDPVWQDHPQTDVQWSVLDFMLSMTNAPIQNVRRNRQQMDQCRLSALAAVKACDNASNSKDVASNSLEADTDWLKLLSEDFLEWQTPADSSDSQEEQSEESDVHETSGSVDCPEESKTTLKPKDMARVYEDAMENVKLRVEQTYVPESARSGTSGQSFHINAPVNLALVAPLEEIRRSNFIPLPPLEPPKLYTQHTPCVRDEKLLPQQIHSHWWRQDIHIHTKPPDSDPLSNFAISHVQFLNKQSLGLVQHPLPNTTTERCLLREIIFMFISPVSCCFFEVDKQRCVIRVRPNVSICSVTADGLKAALESELLPALADMWQLRQTIDKLTLRHNGQHIIGTLECFANGLRDLLQPIKRSLLAYEERVLNEEHVSLIQFIRHMHKHFRMLQLLRYLSSTAVLPSGPPHLRCAYLLSQLYQQTRMHKPHQKLAIALLLVSLNTYCNIFDGWWRRAKLEDRQSQFIVERWMPQGEDAASDESWDGRVLIRQRQLGEQESAENRQIFKKLQGCPFYQLLLEHSLTSSETQDLLASVNLLGDMLATTNEIRSRFYDELHAQLFVQLRVYGETAGDTQLANSHTGQEPSEQLAFEEQLLSSVEDIKNTDLLSLLTQSVRKKQQERERQRQPQRRPPPAGAVEVLQRLERITQLQLKDVLSEALKEILLRRQSLANQFAVQAIKVELELGESVRFLRHVLLLEADHLLRPYYTKLFREIEAGASWAQVPLLNMELYDLLLPQYGDMAGRAIVRIISQMQASSSKVYEAVEAIELEFDLFEHVQRIVTPANLQTYNSVWRLMLKVKWAAWKLENMVFIRRPRRDIYAPLDLLGLTVRRLEILRFWLMYLNNSLHTHIMQVVSQQFEPQIDKCRNIRELSTLHEQYMRQLSSHCLLNDEAAAFRIALEQLFHLVFVLDMEWTSCSSYLADAHPLALDVSSDGDGDGDDEGNAKCLQYLALNQVVEIEMTYIRCHQTLAEILNNLVYKHDHSYLTALESAINTSVPH
- the LOC117903324 gene encoding UDP-N-acetylglucosamine transferase subunit ALG14 homolog; protein product: MSTEEAVVYPTYVILGSGGHTAEMCRITKALLQQQRAKDSDKYQPIRFVAANNDETSDRQLLAVLGDSGTDSLLRVPRSRNVGQSWLSSVFTIIYALLWSCWLIWRDRPQLVLCNGPGTCVPYCYAAYMWRLLGRLPAHSRIVFVESFCRVETLSLSGRLLLPLVDMFVVHWPALTKRYEDRPNLRYFGRLF
- the LOC117903320 gene encoding sprT-like domain-containing protein Spartan; translated protein: MSEDSDFLFAQRLSRRLNGEEAVEKQSQLQAKKTADEEADYLFALRLQEEEQKQRPDEPTDLDDSLQFVYPTKQANALAKSSPLHRMTRSDSMGKDYLNQTSNLVHAEWEVLDPTPNIFSMFVRFNEKFFQDRLGSVVLEWSKRMFSCAGICYLRSNRYTKEITIRLSEPLLKLRPRKDLVETLLHEMIHAYCYMLNIREGNGGHGPNFKRIMNTINQVAGTNISVYHNFHDEVARYKTHVWRCTGICQNRPPFHGYVRRTANRAPGPNDQWWEKHTRDCSGSFQKVSEPEKRKPQQKAKAEKPVPKATVKKETSGSGDIRNFIGNPPAKKQATVPSVASGLLDNLVSGVPPTSYPGQSNNPFGMPKSKIRSISDLDKSADEQENPGAGVKEHFLGGQGYTLTSSKGATAAAGSAHDADFVRNIRQKRFGNVPAAAKEEPKQSTRKRSHSPDEDSPMIAWESYDDDVMVAQNMTPTVLLLSSDEESDGDRGRGSVRPKSGYGSGSGNVTSSQELTRKIKQEVMFDESKDFGDDDIIMIDDEYDDGQQEDLDSSLIAATELADQSVIDDLFGTDTLLAEFQLQNDVVATGSRSENNLNNDIVTCPICFNSIKRSQLSNHFEGCFITNKVEPPSFKPKSKARPSAAAPTATVTSGNSRAARSRGSSKQVLRDAGYTEAEIAPLNLSSEEEPTPRQLRQRSLFKKTISCPKCGRELLGHQLDAHRSLCEGKL